The following are encoded together in the Salvia hispanica cultivar TCC Black 2014 chromosome 6, UniMelb_Shisp_WGS_1.0, whole genome shotgun sequence genome:
- the LOC125195231 gene encoding vacuolar protein sorting-associated protein 2 homolog 2-like, translating into MNLNIFKKKTSPKEALRTSKREMAVATRGIEREITSLQMEERRLVAEIKKTAKTGNEAATKILARQLVRLRQQITNLQGSRAQMRGVETHTQALYASTSISTGMKGATKAMSAMNKQMQPAKQTKLIREFQQQAAQMDMTIEMMSDAIDETLDKDEAEEETEELTNQVLDEIGVDIASQLSSAPKGRIASKKVENAAPSAAVSTDDVEDLEKRLASLRRIKSHLQNLQKILSFLKTEKITTKSNPIAIALGLDMQSQVVCSGCRTVLLYPSGATNVCCAICNMVTSVPPPGMEMAQLICGGCRTLLMHARGATSVRCSCCHTVNLVPAATPPNNVAHVNCGNCHTMLMYPAGAPSVKCAICHFITNVNMADTRVPIPVNRPVGNSNSAPTQSTSTVTTAHSHNQTVVVQNPMTVDESGKLVSNVVVGVTT; encoded by the exons ATGAATCTCAACATCTTCAAGAAGAAAACTTCTCCTAAAG AAGCGCTTCGAAcaagtaaaagagaaatggCGGTTGCCACAAGAG GCATTGAACGCGAAATCACGTCTTTACAAATGGAG GAGAGGCGATTAGTAGCAGAGATCAAGAAAACTGCTAAAACTGGAAATGAG GCTGCAACTAAAATCTTAGCTCGTCAATTAGTTCGGCTTCGGCAGCAAATAACAAATTTGCAGGGGAGCCGTGCCCAGATGAGAGGGGTGGAAACTCATACACAG GCCTTGTATGCTAGCACTTCAATTTCAACTGGTATGAAAGGAGCAACCAAAGCTATGTCTGCTATGAACAAG cAAATGCAACCTGCAAAACAAACTAAATTGATCAGAGAATTCCAGCAACAGGCAGCACAGATGGACATGACT ATTGAAATGATGTCTGATGCAATTGACGAGACACTAGACAAAGACGAGGCTGAAGAAGAAACCGAAGAACTTACTAACCAG GTCCTTGATGAGATCGGTGTTGACATTGCTTCACAG CTATCTTCAGCTCCAAAGGGGCGTATTGCATCAAAGAAAGTCGAGAACGCTGCCCCAAG TGCTGCTGTGTCGACTGATGATGTGGAGGACCTTGAGAAAAGGCTGGCGTCTCTTCGACGAATA AAAAGTCACCTTCAAAATCTTCAAAAGATTCTCTCTTTCCTCAAAACGGAGAAGATAACAACAAAATCCAATCCAATTGCAATCGCGCTAGGTctg GATATGCAGAGCCAAGTTGTTTGCAGTGGGTGTAGAACTGTCCTTCTTTACCCAAGCGGAGCTACAAATGTTTGCTGTGCAATTTGCAATATGGTCACTTCCGTGCCACCACCGG GGATGGAAATGGCTCAATTAATATGTGGAGGTTGTCGCACCTTGCTTATGCATGCTCGTGGAGCAACAAGTGTCAGGTGCTCCTGCTGTCACACTGTAAATCTTGTGCCAG CTGCCACGCCTCCTAACAATGTTGCTCATGTTAACTGTGGAAATTGCCATACTATGCTGATGTATCCTGCTGGAGCGCCATCTGTAAAATGTGCTATTTGTCACTTCATCACGAATGTTAAT ATGGCCGATACTAGAGTTCCCATTCCTGTAAATAGACCTGTAGGGAACTCCAATTCTGCACCAACACAATCTACTTCTACA GTAACAACAGCTCATTCTCACAATCAAACGGTAGTGGTGCAGAATCCCATGACTGTCGATGAAAGTGGCAAGTTG GTGAGCAATGTGGTCGTTGGCGTCACGACATAA